One segment of Triticum aestivum cultivar Chinese Spring chromosome 2A, IWGSC CS RefSeq v2.1, whole genome shotgun sequence DNA contains the following:
- the LOC123190005 gene encoding probable inactive leucine-rich repeat receptor kinase XIAO, with the protein MTMPRDKAARCRTSSPVASAMPLLFLLVMVAAAAAATPSPPVPRTAEVQAEVDALLAFRAALRDPYAAMAGWDAASPSAPCSWRGVACAPGGTGRVVELQLPRLRLAGPLSPALASLRHLQKLSLRSNALSGAIPPALARLASLRAVFLQDNALSGPIPPSFLANLTALEAFDVSANLLSGPVPAALPPGLKYLDLSSNAFSGTIPAGAGASATRLQHFNLSFNRLRGTVPASLGALQDLHYLWLDGNLLEGTIPSALANCSALLHLSLQGNALRGILPAAVASIPSLQILSVSRNLLSGAIPAAAFGGERNSSLRILQLGDNQFSMVDVPGGLGKGLQVVDLGGNKLGGPFPTWLVEAQGLTVLNLSGNAFTGDLPAAVGQLTSLQELRLGGNALTGTVPPEIGRCGALQVLVLEENSFSGEVPAALGGLRRLREVYLGGNSFSGQIPAALGNLSWLETLSVPKNRLTGGLPNELFLLGNLTFLDLSDNKLAGEIPPAIGSLPALQSLNLSGNAFSGRIPSTIGSLLNLRVLDLSGQKNLSGNLPTELFGLPQLQHVSLADNSFSGDVPEGFSSLWSLRHLNISVNSFSGSIPATYGYMASLQVLSASHNRISGEVLAELANCSNLTVLDLSDNHLTGPIPSDLSRLDELEELDLSHNQLSSMIPPEISNSSSLATLKLDDNHLVGEIPASLANLSKLQTLDLSSNNITGSIPVSLAQIPSLVSFNVSHNDLAGEIPPVLGSRFGTPSAFAANRDLCGPPLQSECGEYRRRRKRQRLQRLALLVGAVAAASLLLLLLCCCCAFSLLRWRRRFVERRDGVKKRRRSPGRGSGSSGTSTESQTKLVMFNSRITYADTVEATRQFDEENVLSRGRHGLMFKACYSEGTVLAILRLPSTSADGAVVVEEGSFRKEAESLGRVKHRNLTVLRGYYAGPPPDVRLLVYDYMPNGNLATLLQEASHQDGHILNWPMRHLIALGVSRGLAFLHQSGVIHGDVKPQNILFDADFEPHLSDFGLEPMVVTAGAAAAAAAASTSATTPVGSLGYVAPDAATAGQATREGDVYSFGIVLLELLTGRRPGMFAGEDEDIVKWVKRQLQCGAVAELLEPGLLELDPESSEWEEFLLGIKVGLLCTASDPLDRPAMGDVVFMLEGCRVGPDIPSSADPTTQPSPA; encoded by the coding sequence ATGACGATGCCGCGAGACAAAGCGGCCCGCTGCCGAACCTCCTCCCCCGTGGCCAGCGCGATGCcgctgctcttcctgctcgtcatggtcgccgcggcggcggcggccacgccGTCGCCGCCGGTGCCGCGCACGGCGGAGGTGCAGGCGGAGGTCGACGCGCTGCTCGCGTTCCGCGCGGCGCTGCGCGACCCCTACGCGGCCATGGCTGGCTgggacgccgcctcgccctccgcgCCCTGCTCCTGGCGCGGCGTGGCCTGCGCGCCGGGCGGCACCGGCCGCGTCGTCGAGCTGCAGCTCCCGCGCCTCCGCCTCGCCGGCCCGCTCTCCCCCGCACTCGCCTCGCTCCGCCACCTCCAGAAGCTCAGCCTCCGCTCCAACGCGCTCTCCGGGGCCATCCCGCCGGCGCTCGCCCGCCTCGCCTCGCTCCGCGCCGTCTTCCTCCAGGACAACGCGCTCTCGGGCCCCATCCCGCCGTCATTCCTCGCCAACCTCACCGCCCTCGAGGCCTTCGACGTCTCCGCCAACCTCCTCTCCGGCCCCGTCCCGGCCGCGCTCCCGCCCGGCCTCAAGTACCTCGACCTCTCCTCCAACGCCTTCTCCGGCACCATcccggccggcgccggcgcctcgGCCACCAGGCTCCAGCACTTCAACCTCTCCTTCAACCGCCTCCGGGGCACCGTGCCGGCGTCGCTCGGGGCCTTGCAGGACCTGCATTACCTCTGGCTGGACGGCAACCTTCTCGAGGGGACCATCCCGTCGGCGCTCGCCAACTGCTCCGCGCTGCTCCACCTCAGCCTCCAGGGGAACGCGCTCCGCGGCATTCTGCCGGCCGCGGTCGCGTCCATACCGTCGCTGCAGATACTCTCGGTGTCGCGCAACCTGCTCTCCGGCGCCATCCCGGCCGCGGCTTTCGGCGGCGAGAGGAACTCCTCGCTGCGCATCCTGCAGCTGGGGGACAACCAGTTCTCCATGGTGGATGTGCCCGGTGGGCTCGGCAAGGGTCTCCAGGTCGTGGACCTGGGGGGCAACAAACTGGGCGGCCCGTTCCCCACATGGCTCGTCGAGGCCCAGGGGTTGACGGTGCTCAACCTTTCTGGCAATGCATTCACCGGCGACTTGCCGGCGGCGGTCGGGCAACTTACTTCGCTGCAAGAGCTGCGCCTTGGAGGCAATGCTCTCACTGGCACAGTGCCTCCGGAGATTGGCAGATGCGGTGCTCTCCAGGTGCTTGTTCTTGAGGAGAACAGCTTCTCCGGCGAGGTTCCTGCAGCCCTTGGCGGCCTCAGGCGGCTCAGAGAGGTCTATCTTGGTGGAAATTCTTTCTCAGGCCAGATTCCGGCTGCTTTGGGGAACCTCTCCTGGCTGGAAACACTGTCAGTACCGAAGAACCGGCTCACCGGTGGCTTGCCAAATGAGCTCTTCTTGCTGGGCAACCTGACATTCCTGGACCTCTCTGATAACAAGCTCGCCGGTGAGATTCCTCCTGCAATCGGCAGCCTGCCTGCTCTCCAGAGTTTGAACTTGAGCGGCAATGCCTTCTCAGGCCGCATTCCGTCGACCATTGGCAGCCTGCTGAACCTCCGAGTTCTTGATCTCTCTGGTCAGAAGAACCTCTCGGGCAATCTCCCCACAGAGCTTTTCGGTTTGCCACAGCTGCAGCATGTGTCGCTCGCCGACAACTCGTTCTCCGGCGATGTCCCAGAAGGGTTCAGCAGTCTGTGGAGTCTGCGGCACCTTAACATCTCAGTCAATTCTTTCTCGGGGTCAATCCCGGCCACCTATGGGTACATGGCATCCCTCCAGGTGCTCTCGGCCTCCCACAACCGCATCTCCGGCGAGGTGCTAGCAGAGCTCGCCAACTGTTCCAACCTCACCGTGCTTGACCTCAGTGACAACCATCTGACTGGCCCAATACCGAGTGACCTCTCGAGGCTTGACGAACTGGAAGAGCTCGACCTCAGCCACAATCAGCTGTCCAGCATGATACCACCAGAGATCTCCAACAGTTCCTCACTTGCCACTCTCAAGCTTGATGACAACCATCTCGTCGGTGAGATACCGGCCTCTCTTGCCAACCTCTCGAAGCTGCAGACGCTTGACCTGTCATCCAACAACATCACAGGCAGCATCCCTGTTTCATTGGCTCAGATTCCAAGCCTTGTGTCATTCAATGTGTCACACAATGACCTTGCCGGAGAGATACCGCCGGTGCTCGGCTCCCGCTTTGGCACACCCTCGGCATTTGCTGCCAACCGAGACTTGTGTGGTCCGCCATTGCAGAGCGAATGCGGTGAGTACCGGCGGCGCCGGAAGCGACAGAGACTGCAGCGCCTGGCTCTGCTGGTTGGCGCCGTGGCTGCTGCATCACTGCTCCTCCTGTTGCTGTGCTGCTGCTGTGCGTTCAGCTTGCTGCGGTGGAGGCGCCGGTTTGTTGAGCGGCGTGATGGCGTCAAGAAGAGGCGGCGCAGCCCTGGACGGGGCAGTGGGTCGAGCGGCACAAGCACGGAGAGCCAGACGAAGCTGGTCATGTTCAATTCCAGGATCACCTATGCCGACACGGTGGAGGCGACGCGGCAGTTTGACGAGGAGAATGTGCTTAGCCGTGGCCGCCATGGACTCATGTTCAAGGCCTGTTACAGTGAAGGAACCGTGCTGGCCATCTTACGGCTCCCTTCAACCTCAGCCGATGGcgccgtggtggtggaggagggctCGTTCAGGAAAGAGGCCGAGTCTCTAGGCAGGGTGAAGCACAGAAACCTCACCGTCCTCCGTGGCTACTACGCCGGGCCGCCGCCGGATGTCCGTCTGCTGGTGTACGACTACATGCCGAATGGCAACCTCGCCACATTGCTCCAGGAAGCGTCTCACCAAGACGGCCACAtcctcaactggccgatgaggcaCCTCATCGCCCTCGGCGTCTCCCGCGGCCTCGCGTTCCTCCACCAGTCCGGCGTCATCCACGGAGATGTCAAGCCACAGAACATACTCTTCGACGCCGACTTTGAGCCACACCTGTCTGATTTTGGGCTGGAGCCAATGGTGGTGACCGcgggcgccgccgcggccgccgccgctgcATCGACATCGGCCACGACACCGGTTGGATCACTCGGCTATGTCGCCCCAGACGCGGCGACCGCCGGACAGGCTACAAGGGAGGGCGATGTCTACAGCTTCGGCATCGTGTTGCTGGAGCTGCTCACCGGCCGGCGCCCCGGCATGTTCGCCGGCGAGGACGAGGACATCGTGAAGTGGGTGAAGCGGCAGCTGCAGTGCGGGGCGGTGGCGGAGCTGCTGGAGCCGGGCCTGCTGGAGCTGGACCCGGAGTCGTCGGAGTGGGAGGAGTTCCTGCTGGGGATCAAGGTGGGTCTGCTGTGCACCGCCTCCGACCCGCTGGACCGGCCGGCGATGGGCGACGTGGTGTTCATGCTCGAGGGCTGCCGCGTCGGCCCGGACATCCCCTCCTCCGCCGACCCGACCACCCAGCCGTCCCCGGCGTAG